The Glycine max cultivar Williams 82 chromosome 17, Glycine_max_v4.0, whole genome shotgun sequence genome contains the following window.
aaaaatactattaaaatcaaatcaagaGATCAATACAAAAGATAATAGATTGGAACAAAGTTTAAAATGTCaattacacacaaaaaaaatgttaactcaaaaaagaaattagttggatattaaataaaacagcatatatcttttaatatatatatatatatataatataaataaaaagagggataaaaaataattcctttatttttaaagtttttattattatttattttcttaaaatctaataattttaattaggttgaaaaaaaaaatgaagatgatgAGTTAGAATACTATAGACTGGTCCATTATATGTACTCTTAATATTTatccttcattttattttaaactaataaCTCAGATTAAATCACTAAAAGTGTACACGTGACCTTTTCTTCTCAGTCCTACCAGATTTCACCGTTCTCTGTGTCAGGCAAACAGTACAACAACTCTTCTTGTCACATCCGTTGCGTTGTCGTCACATCCCAGTCTGAGATATACACCTTTCTCTCGAACCCTAgctaatttttatttctctctccttGAAAAAAGAAGGGGGGTCTAAGAACAATTCATTATAATGACTAGGTGGTGAGGCTTTACCTGGTTTAATCCGTTCAGGTTAACAAAGTTTTGTCGGTTGTTcggacaattatttttaaatatttttgttataataacTGTTGTTTCTTTAATTAAGAATCTAAGATGTTATAACAACTATTCTTAATATtagttgttataaaaaaatttatttagtattttctaTCATGTAACATTACCTCGGGGAGAATTATATTGTTCATGAAATCATATGTATAATgaagaataattaatttgaaattttttctttagaTTATTAtgatacaatttttatttttgtaaagcgataattaaactattaatatttgaaatcttttttaGTAATGCAAAAAAGACTTTTACTCAATGATTATCAAACATATCGAATCtccatatgtaaaaaaaaaaaaaagttgtttcatTACTAAACCAtagtgtttctttttatttaaaatataattttccattattaattatttatataataatttatgcatCAATAATAGTCGGCcatataacattttattttccattttttatttttcagtaaaaaaaacatttttttatcttacttGTCTTGTCGTTTTTTGTCCTGTATTTCAGATCTTATCTAGTGCTCTAACCTCTAACGGAATCTGATGATTGagcattatatttataattttttatataaaatacacctttctttattaaaataattaaataaatccaTATCTTGAATGTATACGTAtccaaggaagaaaaaaaatacgaagataaaaataaatattaatatataatgaataatataataattttttattaatattcagaaatatatattttatctggAAGATGCCTTTCAAGTAGAAAATGCACAAAGTTAAGAAATGGAATATGCTATCTTTCTATtttcagcaacaattaaaaggaaaaaattctatttagaaAGTTGCAAGAATAAGTAACACTATTTCACTCTGTTAGGTATATTGTAAATTTCTATTtatgataaaaagaagtaaagtaGTAGAATGATATTCACTATTAATTAGGAATTCATACGATAATTTTACGTGTACTTTGATTCTATATGTATCTTTCTTCTCACATGTTTCTTTTATGTGTAGATAATTAGTcgtgttgtttttgttgttttctttctgatagatatacaaaataaataaaaatgggtTGCACGCTGCTAAATTATGACTAATAGCTAATGGACGtgacatttattttataaacttatatatcaaattaacttaatattatttaattaattaccgaataaaaaattatacttttcttaattatttatttaacaccTAATATAAATCATAAGATATTTATATAGACTATATTTAAAGGAACAATTTATTGAactaactttatttttaaaattaaaattttccaatagctataattttattttttaaatttattttatttttaacaaaataatatttttcttaaatgctttttaaattcatatattttatcctCATGATtctcatatattataaaaaatattgaaccgCAGTAAAAACACATCAATAGCagtaaaaaaaacagttttatatatatttataaattttaacattatgtaCTACACAATGtgttttagaaaattataaaaatcatatatatatatatatatatatatatatatatatatatataataaactacTAATaacagtttcctgaaaataaaaataaaaattactaataaaagTAGAAACAGATCGAATTAGAAGCGTTCAAGTGGCAATTCAACGTTTCAATTTGTGATTGGAGCGACAGATAGAAATCGACAAGACGCTGAAATATTCGAGATATAATGCAGTAGTCGATCGATGTATTTTCAGAAATACATGCAGAATTTCTACAACCTCTTCATTAGAATGCACAATAGTCAAACTCCttataaatgatttaaaaaactcTTTTCCCTTCTGTACATTAAACCATAAGAAAAATTGACGACAAAAGTTCTTAAaatgaaaaagggaaaaaaattaaaggaatctGACACTGCCATACCCTCATGTTTCTCGATATTTTCCATCAGTAGGGTTTTTACACATCTAAAGTAGGCTTGGATAGTGTTTCTGCAGCAGACATTAGAAGGACAAAGCAATTATAAGTTCAATGACTAAAACTAAGAGAAACAGTTAAGTGATAAGAAACGAGCGAATATGCACACAGGGTATACCACTGTAATTTAACTATATTCCTTGATTGGCAGTGGCTGCATCTTCACGTGGTTTCTTCAACAAAGGTTCCCTAGTTTGCCTCCTCATGGTAGTAGTGATAACCACAAATAACAGTAATTAACCCAATTCAAAGACTAtagtttaagaaaataaattaaatatcactTCAATTCGTCTCTTCATGAAATGAGTACTTATAAGTACttccaaggaaaaaaaaatgtacttcCAAGGAAAGGGCATTTAACATGCTGAACTTGATTCAAGTCTCTACTCATTCTAGAGACCAGGAGTTGTGAAACATAGCAAATTTTTTCCATCTTGAAAATtcagttaaaattaaataaatctaaaagCGATGCTATTTTTTTATAGGATATAATCTGCGTGCAATATGAcaccatttttctttttgtgttagtttttttttttttttttgttgcaaccTAGGAATGATTACTGGTTCCATATGAGATCAGCAATGATTCTATACAAGACAGTAAAGAGGCATTCGACGTGTAATTGTTAAGGCCACGATCTATATATAAGCTTCATATGCTTCAATATTGCTGACTAGTAAGAGCAAAATATTAAAGggatcttttttttataaaaattttaaataaacttagtatattacataaaatatcaatttttatgttaatttttatgttaaaataaccACAAATATTAAAGGGAtctatatataagttttataatcAAGCAATTCTAACACTTCactttcaatagataaaataatcaattcattcaatctATCTTGTAACATTGTTGattttagatatgatttaaGCAAAAGATcaacatgaaataaaattataactaaatgtATACATAATCAATTTGGAGTTCTACAACGTATTTAtctaaatttgtaaattaatttatgtatacaaAATATcaacatgaaataaaattttaactaaatgtGTGATcttataatcaatatttttcgccaaaatattttttatatatcaaccatagatattaaatttaaactttgtattaattttaataattttttttaggtaaaggagaggttaaatataaaataattttctttaacattttgaaataaaattaaaattttagataaatgatTTACGATGACCATTACATTCATAACTTAAGATTATGTTgtcttattaatgaaaaaatgattacaaataataaattatatcttaacaaaatttaccacttaataatttaaattaacaaaaaaacattaaaaatgtaaaaaaaaaaaaaaaactcttgagGTCTAAGATAAAAGTCTGATTGACCTTATGGTTTCCACGGCCTGCTTGCTAGGATACGAGTTGAAATTGCATATGAAATGTATAAGGATCCGAGGTTCTCACAGTTCCATAGTCAGGATGGGAACACTAAAAAATAACGtatatttaataagtttataaaaaaatatattaagataaatttaaaagaaaacttataCTAACTAGGCGTTTGTCTGGCGGACTAAGTTATACTCCTCATTCCTTGCATCAATATGTTTGTAActtgtctaaaaaaaaaaattgtaactacTTTAACATTTCttggaaatttaaaattttatttcaattaaaaaattaaaaaaaaatcaaatagactaaagtgaaagtgaaaaattattttagacaaTAAATACTATTCTCATGGAAATACAATATTCTCATTTATTTACATGagaatagaaaatagaaaagttATGTGTAATAAACTTGTATGACTTATTCCAAACATAGGAATAATACATTTCCCAACTTATATGTCGGAAAATAaacttgtatgacttgaaacaAATGTCACGTAAGTTAACGAAGTTTAGTTTAGCTGGTtggataaaatatatgaattattataatttttttataatattttttattctcataaatagaaaaaaaatttataattgtcaTAAATGACTTTTTGTAAGTCGAAAtaaatttaagagaaaaataactATGCactaatagtataatttttttacattatcattcaattacaatttattatttatgatttttataaaattatcttaaaaatcataaaaatagtgatttgtgattgaatgatatTAATGTATCACCATTAAactctaaaattaatttgtaaaagtcTTCTAAAAGACCATTAATTAAGTTTGGAGATATtacatgcaaaaaaaatatgtatatatagaaGTCAAAATGATGAATTTAAAGATGAAAAGTTAAGCTGTGATAAAATTATTCTCTAGTTTTTTTAGAGGAAAGGTATTTAAGTATTAATGACTAAAGACACTAGTATTATGTTCGACAagacattttagttttttatattaccttaaaaaattatttagttgtctgataaataagtttttttaatactttctaacattttttgaaatgttacttgaaataatatttttttacatactaGCTTCTAGattatagttttttatattttatttcacttttacctttgatatatttttttttcttattacctttttaaataaatgatgatTCACTactttaataactaattttatcaaacatttctaatttaataaattaattttttagtttttaactaatttttcagctttcaattatcttttcaattagttttatcaaatataaccTAGGTATTATATTATACGATGagagattaattaattactctataagaatgatttttttatagttatttttcattcttagcatttattttttaaaaaaaggtaattGTTATAATGAGtagtaaattttaactattaaatttaaaaaagtgaataataaaaatgaaaaatgattcttttaaaattaatcttgaAATATAATACAAGAAAAAGTTTGAGAAAATTAGCATTGTtcgataaaattaaaatctgataaaaaaaaacacgccTGAAATCTTACATCCCAATCTCAGTTGTGATCCATTTTTGTATATGATAAATTCATGCGCCCATATAAAGTACGTACATGCATGTATGTATACATAATACTATTGGGaacccacattctaagaaaTGCATTGTATACATTTTCATTCAATCTCGTAAAGTATTCACAAACCCATCATTTCCTAAACCTCGtgccaataattattttttacaataacttctacattatttatttctcttatacataattatttttaaaaatgatatatatatatatatatatatatatatatatatatatatatatatatatatttaataaaaacactaaaaaacaaaattatcagTAAGGGTCTAGATCCGTTGAAAAAATGACCAAGCATATGTACCCACCAAACCCCGGCCCCCCCTACGTATCTGTGACAACTCACATGTCTGGCCACACCTGGAGTAAAAGATCATCAGCATTACCATTATAATCAATACTTTATGTGTTGAATAGCAATTAAATTCGTGGAGTTTTATGTCGAAGGGCATGGATGAGTGTGGACACATAACATATGATTTCTTAGGTGTATCGCAAACGACATTGGTATGTCTTTTTCATTAGCTACGTACACACACTATATAAAGTACGTACACGCatgtatgtacatatatttTAAGTGACAATGTTTAAACAAAGTTATGAAAATCCTTATGCATAGATTCACTGGATCATTTTGAAAGACTACTGTTTCGGTTTTGTGGTGCAACCCGTGTAGATTGTGTACTTGTATTTGTCCTAATGACAACGACTTTAATGAATAGTGTCAGCCTTTACTAATAAAAGCTAACACGGTAATGCTATTTTCAACGGACGCATCAAGTTGCGGGTTGTGATAAAATAGTTATTAACGGAATATTTTGATAGAGATGATACAAGATCATAGGACATTGTGAACTAACAACCAATGATTTTTCACCATATATAAGGATGCCACATGAATCGGATGGTCGGGAGTGAACCCAATCAAGAAAGATCCAATCTGAAAAATCTTTCCTTTCCCAGATATCACACCTTATATAGTACTGCATCACTTTGCTTCTTTTAGGTAAGCAAGGAGAGAAGAAAAATGGTTGACACTTTCAGTATAGAGAGCAGGCTTCTTATAAGAGAGTTTGATGAAGATAGAGATGTTAAGGTGGTGGGGAAGCTTGAGAAGAACTGTGAGATTGGGACTAAAAAGGGGGTCTCCATTTTCACCAACATGATGGGTGACCCTTTATCTAGGATTAGGTTCTATCCCCTTCATGTTATGTTGGTGGGTAGCTaataccttttctttttctcatttacATGATTATCTTTTCAAATCCTCACTTGGAAACTTGAGTTGAAGCTAgctaattataaatagaaatatgtATTCCATTCTACATCTGTCCCAACCAGGATCACGACGCTCCATTATTGTCTATACTTACATTCTGCTTCTCCTGTATATATCTAAGCTTTATCTGTTTCCAAATTAAACATACATATAGTAATTACTAACATGAATATCTGACCGTACTAATCATATGCTTCATAATGGCCTACAGGTGGCTGAGCTGCTTGAAAGCAAGGAGCTTGTCGGTGTGGTTCGAGGGTGCATTAAGAGTATGCGAACTCCTTCTGAATCATTGCTGAAGATAGGTTGCATACTAGGCCTTAGGGTCTCTCCTACACACaggtaataataattaatatacccAGTTTCTTCAATTTAGTGAGATGTAAAATATTGAACTTAACTGGTTCTGATGAAGCAACAGATTGCAATATAGTAGTCGATCAGTATTGTgctgaataataatatataccaCAGATCGAACATTTTACATTTACTCATCGATCTATGCAGGAGAAAGGGGATAGGACTAAAACTTGTCAACTCAGTCGAAGAATGGATGCTGAGAAATGGGGCTGAATATGCATTCCTAGCAACAGAAAAGAACAATGATGCCTCTATAAACCTATTTACCAACAAATGCAAATACGTGAGCCTCAGCTCACTTGTCATATTTGTCCATCCAATTATTAGTTTCCCTGCAAAGCACATTCCTAAGGATATAAAAATTGAGAAGGTGAACATGGAGCAGGCAATTTCCTTATACAGAAGAACCCTTAGGGCCAAAGAGTTGTACCCATTAGACATGGATTCTATTTTGAAGGAGAAGCTCAGCTTGGGAACCTGGGTGAGTTATTACAAAGATGAAGGGTGCAGGCTCAACTTGCAGAGGAATATGGTAGAGAGTGTCGATGAAGACATAATTACCAATGAAATCACAAGCTCATGGATCATCTTTAGCATATGGAATACTTGTGAGGCTTATAGGCTTCAACTTAAAAAGTCTCAGCCACTTAGGTTTCTCCATACAACATTAAATCATGCAAGAGACAAAATCTTCCCTTGTCTGAGAATGTCGGTGAGTGAATCACTCTGCACACCCTTTGGGTTTCTCTTCCTCTATGGACTCCATGGAGAGGGAGAGAACCTTGGGGAGTTAATGGAATCCATATGGAGGTTCACATCAAGGTTGGGAGAAAGCTTGAAGGACTGCAGAGTGGTTATAACTGAGTTAGGGTTTGGGGATGCACTTGTAAACCATGTCCCTCTAACAGCTTCTATGTCATGTATCGATGATATCTGGTACACTAAGAGAATTTCAAGCCACAGTGATGAAAACGATGATGAACTGCTGATGAAGAGACAAATCGGGAACGTGTTCGTTGACCCTAGAGATTTTTAGGTATATAAGCTTCACACGGCTACTTTTTGTTGATCTAAGTTGCAAAGGCTTCGTCTATAGCATCATGAGATCGCAGCATATTGAGAATTATGTATACCATTGACTTTAAATTATCTCTTAGCTGAAGGACTACATTTATGATTAACATCAATTGATCATGTGATCCTTTTTATTTCTACTTTTCGATCGgtcttttccttttcaaatcCCAGATCCACGAGTCATCATTGCAACAGTTTTATATATCAAAAGGTGGACTTAAATAgtagttatttatcatttatcgaTTGAACTCAAAACAAAATCGACATATATACCTACATGTTTTCCTTGGATTTTACGATACAAAGTTTCAAATAGAATCCTCCTATCTTCAGGAATCATGGTTAATGGCTGAACTTATACATACCCTGGCCAGTTCCCCGTTTCAAACAACAGtatttcttttttgcaaaattataGTATTGTTTCAAATAGATTAATTCGTATATTAATCTCGCTGGAATTCGACctttttattactaaattaatttatataggaTATGAGCATATTGTTTAATACTATTCAACACCATTTCCCTTTTCATGGAATCATCGGGTTGCTTGGAAAGGTAAGAGAATGTAGTATGACGAAGGGTGCGATTTTCTTACCTAATCTTTTGGTGCCACGACACTAATTCAAATCAGTTTGGATAGAAGCTGATGTAGTGATGTGGCTGTTCATGGCGTCATCAGATCCATTGAGAGAAATATTTGCATAAGGAAAAGCATAAACATTCATCCTGTTTTGGGTGGATATTGTTTACATATAGCTAATTCTTTGAATACATTTGCTAATATATACTACTTTTAGAGTTTAACAGACATTAATTGTAAGTACAAGTTTTTATAACAAGTAaccatttttattataatttttaacataattattataaaaaataacaaattttatcatatattatttcAAAAGTTAATGTAGTTATCATATACTTTTAATAATTGCATAAATTTCACGTCAGATGCAATATTGGCCTATGTTGTGGATGTTATTTTCTGCTTCAActttacaattaattttacagGAAGCGGTGGGGCACTAATATTATCTTGCGTCATCTTGGGTTGGCTCTCGCAATATGGGAGTTTGGAAGGTAGCCACATCAAAAACAATAGAAGGGAATTGATTCAAGTGGCTCGTCATGCAGAAGGGATTGATACATGTCTCTTTTGTTCCTATTTTTGCTTGCCTCGAAGGTGAAAAGGACGTCGTGGATATGGAAGGGTTAATTATGGTCTTAGCAACTATATGCAGCAATTCTTCTCATATACGTGGACAATTTGAAGGAGTTTCCATCGTGGCTGGAAGGTTAAAcaacacaataaataaaatatgtagagGTTAAACAACTTAATAACATGATATaatgtaaattaataaaattagttatacaCAATTAACAAAAATGCATCAATGATTAAAACTCGAGCTTCAGA
Protein-coding sequences here:
- the LOC100814448 gene encoding probable N-acetyltransferase HLS1-like, translated to MVDTFSIESRLLIREFDEDRDVKVVGKLEKNCEIGTKKGVSIFTNMMGDPLSRIRFYPLHVMLVAELLESKELVGVVRGCIKSMRTPSESLLKIGCILGLRVSPTHRRKGIGLKLVNSVEEWMLRNGAEYAFLATEKNNDASINLFTNKCKYVSLSSLVIFVHPIISFPAKHIPKDIKIEKVNMEQAISLYRRTLRAKELYPLDMDSILKEKLSLGTWVSYYKDEGCRLNLQRNMVESVDEDIITNEITSSWIIFSIWNTCEAYRLQLKKSQPLRFLHTTLNHARDKIFPCLRMSVSESLCTPFGFLFLYGLHGEGENLGELMESIWRFTSRLGESLKDCRVVITELGFGDALVNHVPLTASMSCIDDIWYTKRISSHSDENDDELLMKRQIGNVFVDPRDF